The proteins below come from a single Malus domestica chromosome 03, GDT2T_hap1 genomic window:
- the LOC139194768 gene encoding uncharacterized protein → MASSSGSNNAGPMAADLVLDTAISDWVLIPLSMVMVLIGVLRYFVFKLMRSNQVPDAKIVKEGQLIIRVRNLRVAANFIPPRSSRARRLYYNNEENGLLIVPKGQRAENRPLNVHLTAPFTIATSRLEMVENVAVRVELSNGCMGWGETLILPFMTAEDQHTTMVKAKEACEFL, encoded by the exons ATGGCTTCTTCATCAGGATCGAATAATGCAG GTCCAATGGCAGCAGATCTGGTGCTTGACACAGCCATCAGCGATTGGGTTCTCATCCCTCTCTCGATGGTCATGGTTCTTATCGGCGTCCTCCGATATTTCGTCTTCAAGCTCATGCGCTCAAACCAAGTCCCCGATGCCAAAATCGTCAAAGAAGGGCAATTGATTATTAGGGTTCGAAATTTACGTGTTGCTGCTAATTTCATACCTCCAAGGTCGTCTCGTGCTCGCCGATTGTATTACAACAACGAGGAAAATGGGCTGTTAATTGTTCCTAAGGGTCAG AGAGCAGAGAATCGGCCTCTGAATGTGCATTTGACTGCGCCGTTCACGATTGCGACTTCGCGGTTGGAGATGGTGGAGAATGTGGCGGTCCGGGTTGAGTTGAGTAACGGGTGCATGGGGTGGGGTGAAACTCTGATTTTGCCCTTTATGACTGCAGAGGATCAGCATACTACCATGGTTAAGGCTAAGGAAGCTTGCGAGTTCTTGTGA
- the LOC114819200 gene encoding exopolygalacturonase-like: protein MGSSLVVLFVCLVFLLVSLPRVLAQQTFFDVTKYGGVGDGITDNVKAFTDAWTVACQNNGGGVVLFPPGVYLLSPLVLNGKCKGPIGVQIEGTLLARVEKEYSVDIDHWITFKYVDNFVINGGGSLNGQGPSAWPYNDCKKNPHCKRLPGSLRLDYVTNARINHITSINSKNFHIGLFASHDITISSINISAPANSPNTDGIHLGLSQNIQILDAAIATGDDCISFSTGTNNVNISGVQCGPGHGISIGSLGKIVGDNVSFVDIRNCTFLGTQNGVRIKTWAPSEPGIVSHITFEQIQVDQVENPVIIDQQYCPSRICDPEVYSRVQIEEVQFSNIWGTSITQNVVNLKCSKTTPCQKIGLDDINLTYSGREGPAQSTCSNADVRISGRQNPPACTGKDKALG, encoded by the exons ATGGGCTCCAGCTTGGTTGTTCTATTTGTTTGCTTAGTGTTTTTGCTAGTGTCACTTCCCAGAGTTCTAGCTCAGCAAACATTTTTCGATGTGACTAAATACGGTGGCGTTGGTGATGGAATAACTGATAATGTCAAG GCTTTCACCGATGCATGGACTGTAGCTTGCCAAAATAATGGGGGTGGTGTGGTCTTATTCCCACCCGGAGTATACTTGCTGAGCCCGTTGGTTTTGAACGGTAAATGCAAAGGACCAATCGGAGTTCAGATAGAGGGGACTCTACTGGCGCGGGTGGAGAAGGAATATTCGGTTGATATTGACCATTGGATCACCTTCAAATATGTTGACAACTTCGTAATCAACGGTGGTGGTTCGTTGAATGGGCAAGGACCTTCTGCTTGGCCCTATAACGACTGCAAGAAAAATCCACATTGCAAACGACTTCCTGGT AGTTTGAGATTGGATTACGTCACAAATGCAAGGATAAATCACATAACATCGATCAACAGCAAGAACTTCCACATCGGCCTTTTCGCAAGCCACGACATAACAATTAGCAGCATCAACATATCAGCCCCCGCTAACAGCCCCAACACCGACGGAATCCACCTCGGTTTGTCACAAAACATCCAAATCTTGGACGCAGCGATCGCCACCGGCGATGACTGTATAAGCTTCAGCACTGGAACAAACAACGTCAACATCAGCGGCGTTCAATGTGGTCCGGGCCACGGAATAAGCATCGGAAGCCTTGGCAAGATAGTTGGTGACAATGTTTCTTTTGTGGACATAAGAAACTGCACCTTCTTGGGTACTCAAAATGGAGTGAGGATCAAAACATGGGCTCCCTCTGAACCAGGCATTGTGTCACATATTACATTCGAGCAAATTCAAGTCGATCAGGTCGAAAACCCCGTTATCATTGATCAACAATATTGCCCTTCTCGTATTTGCGATCCAGAG GTCTACTCCCGAGTTCAAATCGAAGAAGTTCAGTTCAGTAACATTTGGGGGACTTCAATCACACAAAATGTAGTTAATCTTAAATGTAGCAAAACTACACCCTGTCAGAAGATTGGGTTGGATGACATCAACCTAACTTACAGCGGTCGTGAGGGACCGgctcaatcaacatgttcaaACGCAGATGTCAGAATTTCTGGCCGGCAAAATCCCCCCGCTTGCACAGGCAAAGATAAAGCTTTAGGATGA
- the LOC103428320 gene encoding uncharacterized protein yields MAASAVENAGVSALRSVMLRVRQAAERSGRDPALVRVVAVSKTKPVSLIRQVYNFGHRCFGENYVQEILEKAPQLPDDIEWRFVGHLQTNKAKLLLAGVPNLALVEGVDNEKIANHLDRAVSNLGRNPLKVLVQVNTSGEESKSGIHPSGCVELAKHVKFQCPNLQFSGLMTIGMPDYTSTPENFRMLSKCRTEVCKALAMAEEHCELSMGMSGDFEQAIEMGSTNVRIGSTIFGPREYPKKQTD; encoded by the exons ATGGCTGCTTCCGCTGTCGAAAACGCTGGCGTCTCGGCGCTCCGGTCAGTCATGCTTCGGGTCCGGCAGGCTGCGGAGCGGTCGGGTCGGGATCCGGCTCTGGTGAGGGTGGTAGCGGTGTCGAAGACCAAGCCCGTTTCTCTCATCCGCCAAGTGTACAACTTCGGCCACCGCTGTTTTGGCGAGAATTACGTCCAGGAAATCCTCGAAAAAGCTCCTCAG CTTCCTGATGACATAGAGTGGCGTTTCGTTGGGCATTTGCAGACCAACAAGGCGAAGTTGCTTCTGg CTGGAGTCCCGAATTTGGCCTTGGTTGAAGGTGTAGACAATGAGAAG ATTGCAAATCATCTTGATCGAGCGGTGTCAAACCTTGGAAGAAATCCTTTAAAGGTTTTGGTCCAAGTAAATACCAGTGGAGAAGAAT CGAAATCTGGAATTCATCCTTCTGGTTGTGTTGAACTTGCGAAACACGTCAAGTTTCAGTGCCCAAATCTACAGTTTTCTGGCTTAATGACCATAGGGATGCCGGACTATACATCCACTCCAGAAAACTTCAGG ATGCTATCAAAGTGTAGAACGGAGGTCTGCAAGGCACTTGCTATGGCAGAGGAGCATTGTGAGCTGTCAATGGGCATGTCTGGTGACTTTGAGCAAGCG ATTGAAATGGGCAGCACCAATGTCAGAATCGGATCCACCATATTTGGCCCTAGGGAGTACCCAAAGAAGCAAACAGATTAG